The DNA region AGGGGCCTTCCCGTTCAAGTGGTATCTCCTGCTAAACACTATGCGAAGCaaggaggtagcgggttcgaatcacgCCGGTACCCTAGATGTATACTTTGTTATATCTTTCTACTTGACAAATGTTTATAAGTCTTAATTGCGTAAACCAGCctgaaaatgtatgtaattcaAGCTATGCATTCATGCAGTGTTGACCGCCTTTAACCTCTTCGAAACGGGCATATATGCATTTTCAGGGTGacctaactattttttttttttgcagtttatttgtggAAGGGGTAATAATAGTTTTCCTTATTAATATCACCAAGActtagttcaaattaaaaataatatagttgtTACACTTTTAACAAACGTAGATTggatgtattaaattaaaagtgaaagcaaaaataaggcTGTCAAATTAGCCATGCCCAAACTTAAGCTAcagcttttttttccccatccTATTTCTGATTCCATACGAATATATCTCGCCAGTCCCAGAAAGGTTAAAAGTTGGTACAAGTTACCGAAAATctgtaaattttagtttgtatttctttacagtttttttttctaaatatttcgtCTTATTCGAAACAGTTGGCATCTCCGCAAATATGTGAAGACCTCTTTACCCATTGCAGAGACAGTTTATAAGCCCTTCTAACATGAATGATTCATTGTAACGCAAACATAGACAGTCCTGAGTGCTTATTACTGTCATTACATCGTGTTAAAATATATGCTCAAACGCTTTATAATTTggtcttctttcttttttttcaagatttgtttataaactcttttcattcattacatttttatttatttaaacatttatctttgttttactttaacaaaagataaatgttattaaatgttatcttatttatttaataaaataaatgttattttgaaagttaaaacttttctaacacggactttattatcattttaatgaatatgcTAAATTCACTGTTTTGTATTTCATCTTCTTTGTTATTCAGTGAAGCTAACATTACTTATCATATTTTcccaaaacttaaatattataccatatcttttgttctgtaaaatattttgaaaacaagtaCTACTTTCAGAAAGATGTGGCAcagttcaagaaaaaaattaccagatgtttaaacattttttaaaggctTGAAAGGCTACAGAAAACATAGCTTAATAGTTTTTCTACTCATCAGCTCTCTTTTGCAGAAAAgtcccgcagtagactgatTGTAAAGACGCAGTTCCCAGTtaaacaccgaagtcaagcgtcactggctgctgtcagtaagaAGGTGGTTGACCTGCTTAAAAACCGAGGATGCGTGGTATCAGTCCTCGTTAAATTCTTCTATGATAAAGACCTCGCTTTTGCATGTTGGTCATTGGGTTACCAAAGcagggagccatcccctctgcagaagatcaaaattgcgacggcttgccttcggatcatcctggaggatgtttcccagaccattgCCTATGGCCCATTGTGcatctctagtgcgacgtaTGTAAAATGCTTGCCTTTAGTGCGACGTATATAAAGTACATACCTTTTGTGCGATGTATATAAAGTATATACCTACAATAAGTATGTATTACCTACCTACCATAAGTATAAGTACCTACCAAATTTCTGACCTTTcgttgaaaaatatcttaactgACTTTagaatttacttaatttcagttatttagtTAGAATTAACTAGGTTTTTTTTGGTAGAATGCAGCAAATCTCACTCTTAATCTCcgtcttcccttttttttattttcttctttcattttccaaattttagataatttttgcttatatcTCCTCCTAATAAGTTAACCATGGAGGAgtgcaaattaaaaagaaattgaacaaCAAGATAAACATATGTTTATTACATGTATTGCTtccagaaatttgaaatttctgttCCTTTGGTACGCTCAACAAACTTTTCCTCCAATCGACGACTCTGATCCTCGGAAAAATAGTTCTTCCAATCACCAATGATTCCTTTTCTTACAAATTGAGTCATACTGGGACCTTCTTCTTTTCCTTCTAAAGAAGCTTTTAATTTATCCTTCTGTTGCAATAGCATACGCTTCACCAAATCTGGCAAATGAGATTTTTCTAATGCTTCCGGGGACATCTCTGCTACGTCTGTAAAGCTTCTTGTCATGAACTCCTTCATTTCCTTTAAACTGctgtactttttaatattttctaagattTTGGGGTCTTTTCGAATGGGTTCAGCATATTTTTCATCATCAATAAAAGATGCCATTTTCAAAATGGCGGTGTCAATGTCTTCTTTGAGCTCTTCGTAAGTGACAAACAATACGTTCGgatcatttctgaaaatattgcaatgtgtaagattattttgaaaagattgcATGTGTAgattatatataaagttaagaaaaacaataagtttcattcattgtgcataagctgcaagtaaacagaactcattggATAAGttcaaattgaagataaaacaaagaaaaattatagacgtatcaaaaagggggggggaagtaataattaaaaaaataacaaaatatttgaaaaattactcgtatgatgaaattttatttaaaaagtccggaaaaaaagatataatcttttcatcagcccacatgattatattcgcaaaaaagAGAGCTTTCTGAAcactcagaaaatttttttacaaaaattacaacaaataaaatagaacacaacaagtaaaaataacacgcaaaaacagaaaataaaataagataaaaagaaaaaacagtataaaacatagactataaagcgagtatcgaaatcagatgtacttacatgaacgatgaaatttttcaagaatgatttaaaaatgttttcgcaacaagattgccagattacaaaatatgaaaacaaaagctcAAATTGACTGTAACCAGGGGGTTTCaaagtgccgttcttactgcactgCTTTACTGCTTACTGCAAAGGACATCTTTAAGTTTAGAAAGGTGTTTAGTCTTAGTTTAATTTCCAGGATCTCTTCAATAGCATTCCTTTTTCTAAACTAAANNNNNNNNNNNNNNNNNNNNNNNNNNNNNNNNNNNNNNNNNNNNNNNNNNNNNNNNNNNNNNNNNNNNNNNNNNNNNNNNNNNNNNNNNNNNNNNNNNNNNNNNNNNNNNNNNNNNNNNNNNNNNNNNNNNNNNNNNNNNNNNNNNNNNNNNNNNNNNNNNNNNNNNNNNNNNNNNNNNNNNNNNNNNNNNNNNNNNNNNNNNNNNNNNNNNNNNNNNNNNNNNNNNNNNNNNNNNNNNNNNNNNNNNNNNNNNNNNNNNNNNNNNNNNNNNNNNNNNNNNNNNNNNNNNNNNNNNNNNNNNNNNNNNNNNNNNNNNNNNNNNNNNNNNNNNNNNNNNNNNNNNNNNNNNNNNNNNNNNNNNNNNNNNNNNNNNNNNNNNNNNNNNNNNNNNNNNNNNNNNNNNNNNNNNNNNNNNNNNNNNNNNNNNNNNNNNNNNNNNNNNNNNNNNNNNNNNNNNNNNNNNNNNNNNNNNNNNNNNNNNNNNNNNNNNNNNNNNNNNTATATgggtgtgtgtgtgtgtatactGTGGTACCTCGAGATACGAGAGGAACGGCCATGTAAGCCCTTCTCGTCCTCGACAATGCTCCTGTTCATCCACCAAATTTCGCACATGACATCCTCGAAGAGttcaagtttataaaatttctctatCTGCCACCTGACACCACTCCAATCCTGCAGCCCATGGCTCAGCAGatgatttctaattttaaaaagctgtatCCTAAGCACCTGTTCCGGCGCTGCTTTGAGGTAACAGAAAAACACAAACCTCACCCTTCGAGAGTACTGTAAGGACCACTTTAACATCGTGATATGCCTCTAAATTATTGATTAGGACTGGCTGAGTGTTACAACGAGGACTTTGACCTCTGCATGGAAGAAGCTGGGGCCTGAGTGAGTCTGTAGCCGAAAATTGTGCTGTGGCCTGAGTCTGTAACCTGAGTCTCTATCTTCAAAGGATATCCATGGACCTGGTGATGGGTGACAGAGACGTGAACGAGCTCTTCGAGGAGTACTCTCAGGAACTGACGACCGAGGAATTACAAGAGCTACAGTCGCAGCAGCATTCAGGGGTTCTGCAAGAAATTGGTTTCGAAGAAGAGCCAGAGGTGGAGGAGGTTAACTTTACAAGTGAGATGAGAGAGTTTTTGGGAATGTGGGAGAGAATTTCACTGTTCGTGGAGACAAGAAACACCCCGAAAAAGTTGCAGCTGGTCGGAGCTATTGACATTTGCCTATCTCATTTCTCTAGCATTCTCAAaaggaggaagaaaaaaacctcCTTGGACAGaatatatattgtattgtattattgtcttactttattttccattatggGGCACTGTCGTTTTTGAATTTACCACCGACAACAGAGAGGCATGTTGGCAAGGCTGTGTGTGCGTCTTTTGCTAACATGCGGatcttttgatttctttttgtttgtattgaaattcacacatttttatttacattgcttAATTAAGCCAATTTGGTTTTAGTTGCTTTTTAGCTCCTTTCCATTTTgactaattgttttaaaaataaatttttttattaatttttgtttaattttattttcataccttGATTATGTGTACTGTTATGTGTACTGTGATGTACTATGAAATATTCTATCTATGTAATCTATTGAAAGTAGGAAACTCAAAGTTGGTGGGAGAGAATCCAAATCAAACATGCTTGGTATGTTTTATGTTGCATTTTTCACGTAGTAAGTTctattttcgtttaatttcttttggtgctactcacactattgtatttaGTCTATCTAGTATTGTATTAGTTATACACTTtgctttatagatttttaaataatattagcaACCACTCTTTTTGCGGGTATAATCGTGGGAGCTGATGAGGATTAtgtcttttccttattttgttttccagctttttattttttaaaaatatcttttaaaatcaattttgttaatACTTTGTTCTCTTCTCTCTCATCAATTATTTACGTATTTtgctatgtaattttaaattaatttctaaagtaTGCATCTTGcttatttgattaataaatttttttttgtttgaaaatatgtttttttatcaatattaaccTTCATTCTTTTATCTAACAAACTCATgatgtattcattttcaatgaTCATGAAATACGATATccgtgttaaaaaaaaaggaaagaaaatgcaCAGATAAGTAAGATAAATCAATTCAAACCTGTGAGGGTACCAAGACAATAAGTGGTCAAAATAATCTCCATAATCAATCTTGCCTGATACGAAAAGCTCAAAGAATTGATCGAAGGTTCCATTGAAGTTATGCCCGGGTAAATTTCTCATATGATGGAAATAGGAAACACAGCAGTCCTTCGGATTTCTTGTTACGCATATGTATTTGGCATCTTTCGAAAAAGGTGTCAGGTGAAACGGTAAATGAGTTTTGATAGGACCTGGCCTCATCATTTTATCGACGAAATCGACACCTTtcagaaataaagaattatacaATTACTAAATGCAGGATAAAATACAGATTAATGCAAATAGTGATTGCAAATTAAACTGCATAGCTATTTAACTGGTTATTGTAGATTGTAATAAAGAGTTATTAATACGAAAAACAGatagttaattattttggtCACACTTTCAAATGAGAATGTCTCGTGAAACATAGATGTTATTACAAAGGAGTTTCAACGTACTTCAAAGTATTTTCGAcgtattttcaaagtattttcgacgtacttaatttcttataggaaataaaaacattaaacaattaaaaatttcaagtatttgataatttcgcatttttttaaaattaaatagtcaCTGTCGAGAAAGGCATAAAAAGTTTAAGGTGAAACgattaaattcgaaaaaaaaaatgttttagaataacaaactgtaaatatgaataaacatttcttaattattaccTTACATTAAATGCAAGTTTGTCtccttaaccctttcgcgcagactgtcacaaatacgtgccagcataaaaccgtatcaaccaaCCAGGGTAAagagataaaactggtaatcaaagtaattctataacagtttatttgtgggcggggtgataattgtttgatttatttaattcaccattacttagttcaaattaaaatgatttagttattctttgaactaacattgattatatatacatatgattAAACTAAGAATTAAAGTCAAAACAAAGTAAGTCcgtcaaattagcaacgcctacatttaagctaccgtttcttaattatttacatcCTGCTTTTGAacaaatgcttttatgaatcacccgttcccaaggggttaaaataatgaagtagTTGCTACAATTCTAAAGTAATTTATAGTTACTACACTTTTAagaaaagtagttgtagttaagtacatttataacatattagTTGTAGctgtagtaaactacaaaaataatgtcgCTTTTCCGACCACTGGGTTCAACATTACGAAGCTGGGAAATCAAACATTAATAGCCACAAATCCAAAGATCGGTCGGCTGTTTAATTCgggatatgaaattaaataaaaaattagcctAAGTATAAGGAAATGCATTACAATAAGCCTAAAAACTATCAAGCTGAATAGAGATTAGAAAATTCTATAGGagctaaaaatatgtaattgcaagattaaaaggaaatagtttgtttcttattaagtaatatataaatttaaatgagtaaatCTTGCTATTTGAGCCTAGAAACTtacttatgaaatattctataacatgcaaacaaaattttgactgtgtgatatagtatataatttttatttgtagtgttcagaaaaaaagaaaaaaaaaacatttacctgTCATTTCTAAAAACGGAGCTTTTGCATGCAAATCTGATGGATTTTCGAGAGGCTCTCCCTTCCGCAGTATAAGGAGAAGTATCTGTCCTGTCCAAGTGGTTCCACATTTAGGATAGGTCACCAAGAAAAGGTCATCTGGTCGCGGTTTGTATTTGGTAGCCCCACGAAAAATATCAGCCGAAAACATTCCAGGAACTTGAAAGCCATCGATATCTTGTGAAAAGGGAACCGACGACATTTTTCGTATTCTGTCGAAAATAAGGTGTAGAAGAACGActgattttttaacaaatttgtttcaGTTATCTTCTctttaaatgatgtttttttttatagttacatTTGATTTTATCTCTCATGAAATCAAATGTCATGTCATGATTGCGCTATTTATCTAAGAATAAATGTAACCTTGAACTTACAAcagattatttcttctttttttcagaatttggcAAATAAAAGAGatgtgaaaatatctttttctgttttttatcttTAGTGATGGCAATTTCGATGAAAATAAACATAGGGTTTGCAATAGAGAAATGATACGACTCTTATGTTAATCAAAGTGTCGGTGGACCAAAGGGCAACTGTTatgtataatttctattattaaacaagtactaaaaatgagtttttgatAGTACACTACTtcttataaatatctatatatgaAGATAGGTCAGAAAAATTCACGAAACCTCTTCTTCTATGCTGAAATAAGCGTCAACCCGGAAATAATACCTCTTCAGAATACAAAACGGGATAACGTTGTGGCAATCAAGATTAtgctcaattttttaattttgctcacAGTTAAAACTTTTGCTGCGCAAATACCAATTCTTATTTGTTTGTTACAATTGCTTATGTATAATGGAATCCAAAACCATTAAAGATTAAAttctcagaattaaaaaattatatgctgaACAAGACTGCCAACTTTcctctttttcttgaaaaaattacttttagctGTAGAAAAGATGTTGAAACGAATGTTTCTTTCATGtagtaaaaatgaatgaatgatatttttcttaccGTTACGTgtgaatgattcaaaatttcatctgaCAAGTCACATTGTATCAGTTTTCTGGTGGTTaagctttgaaaatattaataaatttaaccaatattctgaaagctttagcttttaattatctgccactctataaaatatttataaatcattcattaaaattttgtttatttaaacatttatctttgttttactttaacaaaagataaatattattaaatgtcattttgttgttattaaatgttatcgtatttcttttataaaataaacgttattttGAAAGGTAAAACTTTT from Parasteatoda tepidariorum isolate YZ-2023 chromosome 2, CAS_Ptep_4.0, whole genome shotgun sequence includes:
- the LOC107445123 gene encoding uncharacterized protein, yielding MSSVPFSQVVDGFQLPGVFPADNFRAATKYKPRPDDLFLVTYPKCGTTWTGQILILILQKGEPLKNASDLHAKAPFLEMTGVDFVEKMMRPGPIKTHLPFHLTPFSKDAKYIYVTRNPKDCCVSYFHHMRNLPGHNFNGTFDEFFELFVSGKIDFGDYFDNLLSWYPHRNDPNVLFVTYEELKEDIDAAILKMASFIDDEEYAEPIRKDPKILENIKKYSSLKETKQFMTRSFTEVAEMSPEALEKSNLPDAMKHMLVQQKDKLKASLEGKEEEGPSMAQFVRKGIIGDWKNYFSEDQSRRLEEKFAERTKGTEIANFWKQYMNKFVKKSVVLLHLIFDRIRKMSSVPFSQDIDGFQVPGMFSADIFRGATKYKPRPDDLFLVTYPKCGTTWTGQILLLILRKGEPLENPSDLHAKAPFLEMTGVDFVDKMMRPGPIKTHLPFHLTPFSKDAKYICVTRNPKDCCVSYFHHMRNLPGHNFNGTFDQFFELFVSGKIDYGDYFDHLLSWYPHRNDPNVLFVTYEELKEDIDTAILKMASFIDDEKYAEPIRKDPKILENIKKYSSLKEMKEFMTRSFTDVAEMSPEALEKSHLPDLVKRMLLQQKDKLKASLEGKEEGPSMTQFVRKGIIGDWKNYFSEDQSRRLEEKFVERTKGTEISNFWKQYM